Within the Microbacterium terricola genome, the region GTCGCCGCGTGGTCGTCGAGCGAGTCGAAGTCGATCGTGACGCACAGGGGCGTGCCGACCTCGTCCTGCCGGCGGTAGCGACGGCCGATGGCGCCGGCGTCGTCGAAGTCGGTGTTCCAGCCGGCGGCGCGCAGCTCGTCGGCGACCCGGCGGGCCAGCGGCGAGAGGTTCTCGTTGCGCGATAGCGGCAGCACGGCGACCTTGACGGGCGCGAGACGCGGGTCCAGCTTCAGCACCGTGCGCGTGTCGGTGCCGCCCTTGGCGTTGGGCACCTGCTCCTCGCGGTACGCGTCGACGAGGAACGCCATCATCGACCGGGTGAGGCCGAACGACGGCTCGATGACGTACGGGGTGTACTTCTCGCCGGACGCCTGGTCGAAGTAGCTGAGGCTCTGGCCCGATGCCTCGGTGTGGCTGGACAGGTCGTAGTCGGTGCGGTTGGCGACACCCATGAGCTCGCCCCACTCCTTGCCGGGGAAGCCGAAGCGGTACTCGAAGTCGATCGTGCCGGCGGAGTAGTGCGCCCGCTCGTCCTCCGGGACGTCGAACTGGCGCATGTTCTCCGGGTCGATGCCGAGGTCGATGAACCACTCCCAGCACGCGGCCACCCAGTGGTCGAACCACTGCGGAGCCTCGGCCGGGGGCGTGAAGAACTCGATCTCCATCTGCTCGAACTCGCGCGTGCGGAAGATGAAGTTGCCCGGCGTGATCTCGTTGCGGAACGCCTTGCCGACCTGGCCGATGCCGAACGGGGGCTTCTTGCGGCTCGCCGTGAGCACGTTGGTGAAGTTCACGAAGATGCCCTGCGCGGTCTCCGGGCGCAGGAAGTGCAGGCCCGACTCGTCGTCGACGACGCCGAGGTAGGTCTTGACCAGGCCGGAGAACGCCTTGGGCTCGGTGTACTGGCCCTTCGTGCCGCAGTTCGGGCACGGCACGTCGGCGAGGCCGTTCTCGGCCGTGCGGCCCTTGCGGGCCTCGAAGTCCTCGATGAGGTTGTCGGCGCGGAAGCGCTTGTGGCACTGCAGGCACTCGACCAGCGGGTCGGTGAAGGTGGCGACGTGACCCGACGCCTCCCACACGCGCTTCGGCAGGATGACCGACGAGTCCAGGCCCACCATGTCACCGCGGCCGCGCACGAACGTCTGCCACCACTGGCGGCGGATGTTCTCCTTGAGCTCGGTGCCGAGGGGGCCGTAGTCCCATGCTGAGCGGGAACCGCCGTAGATCTCGCCCGCCTGGAAGACGAACCCGCGGTGACGGGCGAGGGCGATGACTTTGTCGAGGCGGGACTGCTCGGCCACGGTGGCTCCAATGGTCGGGAGAGTGAGAAGGCGCGGATTCGCGCGGATGCCGCGAGCAAGCGGCCTGTTCGATTCTAGTCGCGGTGGCCCGGCCGCATCCGTCCGCCCCGTGGCGCACCCGATGCGCGCGGGCTACCATGTGCCGCGTCGGGGGGAGACGAGATGCACGACGCGGACGGCGAGGACGCCGGCGAGCAGGTGGCGGCGTTCGCGGATGACATCTTCTCGCGATTCCTGGGCGGAATGGAGTCGCTGTCGATCTACGTCGGCGACCGCCTCGGCCTCTACCGCGCCCTCGTCGACGCGCCCGCGACGGTCGCCGCGCTCGCCGAGCGCACCGGGTTGGACGAGCGCTACGCACGCGAGTGGCTGGAGCAGCAGGCGGTCGCGGGCATCCTCACCGTCGACAGCACCGCCGGCGACCCGCGCTTCGTGCTCCCCGCCGCGCACGCCGAGGTCCTCGCCGACCCCGGCTCACTGGCGTTCAGCGCTCCTCTCGCACGGATGCTGGTGGCCGCCGCGACCCGCATGCCCGAACTCCTGAGCGCCTACCGCGCAGGCGGCGGCGTCGGCTGGGCGGCCTACGGCGCCGACGCGCGCGACGCGCAGGGCGACATCAACCGCCCCTGGTTCGAGTCGGCGCTGGCCGGGGCTCTGGCATCGGTTCCCGCGGTGCACCAGGTGCTCTCGCGGCCCGGTGCCCGCATCGCGGACGTCGGCTGCGGCCACGGGTGGTCGACGATCGCCCTCGCGCGGGCGTACCCGGACGCCACCGTGGCCGGATTCGACGTCGACGAGCCCTCGATCGCCGCGGCGCGGACGCACGCGGCCGAGGCGGGCGTCGGGTCCGCGTCGTTCCAGCTGCGCCGGGGGGAGCAGCTCGACGCCGACGGCGCCGGACGCTACGACGCCGCCTTCGTGTTCGAGGCGCTGCACGACCTGCCCGATCCGGTCGCGGTGCTCACCGCTCTGCACCGCGCCGTGCGCCCCGACGGCGTGGTGGTGATCATGGACGAGGCCGTGGCCGACGCCTTCGCCCCGGACGGCGACGACGTCGAGCGGGTGATGTACACATACAGCCTGCTGATCTGCCTGCCCGATTCGCTCTCGACCGAAGGGTCGGTCGGCACAGGCACGGTGATGCGGACGGAGACGCTCGAGCGCTACGCGCGCGAGGCCGGGTTCACCGGCGTGACGGTGCTGCCGATCGAGGGGTTCGCCGCGTTCCGCTTCTCGCTGCTCGAGCGCTGAGGCGCCCCTCCGACGACGGTCCGCCCACTCAGCCCGTGGGGCGTGCGTCGCCGTCGCCCTCCGACGCCTTGCCGAACTCGCGGTCCCACGCCTGCAGCTCCGTGCGGCGTCCGATGAGTCCGTCGAGCGAGACCTGGAAGTGGAGGCCGCGGCGCGCGTTGACCTGCTTGATGTTCTCGACCAGCTCCGCCGAGAAGGCCGACACCGCCGTGCGCACCTCACGGATCCGCTCGCCCGGGTCGTCCCACAGGTCGGGGTGGCGCAGGATGTCGAGCAGGTAGTCGCTGTCGAGGGCGGCGGTGACCTTGCGCAGCGTCTCCCCGTACTCGACGGCGACGATCTCGCGCTGGCCCTCGTCGCCCTTGCGGTCGAGACGCTCGAACAGCTCGGTGGTGTTCTGCGCGATCGTCGCGGCATCGGCGGCGACCTCCGCGGCCACCGCGTTCCCGGCGGCGCCCGCGGCCGCGTACTCCCCGCTGAGCGCGGTGAGACGGGCGACGAGCGGGCGGATGCGGTCGGGAATCGGCCGGTGCCCGGTCGAGCGCGATCGCGATCGGCGGGAGCGGGCCACCCCGAAGAGCACGGCGCCGGCCGCGGCCACCGCGGCGACGGCGAGGGCGATGCCGATGAAGGGGCCGGCGTCGACACCGGCCTCCGGCTCCGGCGCCTGCGCGATCACGCCCTGGATGGTCTCGGTCAGGGCGCCGTCGACATCGGCGCCCGAGGACTCGGCCTCGTTGGCGAGCCGGGCAGCCTCACCCGCGGCGAGCACCCGCGAGCCCGCGGAGAGGTCGTCTCCGACCGCGACGATGATCGTCTCGCATTCGGGGTGGGCCGCGGCGAGCTCGGAGACGATCTCCGGGCCGGATGCTTCGAGGGCGGCGTTGTCGGAGAACACCGCGACGCCGATCGACTCGTCTCCGACGGCGGCCGACAGCTGATCGTGCAGGGCCGCCGCGTCAGGAACTTCGGCGGAGACGTAGACGTTGTCGTCGGCGAGGGCCGCGGCGGCCTCGTCGATGTAGCCGGCGTCGGCGGTGAGCAGCAGCATCCCTCGTCCGCTCAGAAGTTGTTGATGACCGAGGCGAAGACGAGGTCGATCTTCGCGGCGTCCGAAGCGTCGAACCACTGACCGCCGGTCGCCTCGGCGATGCGCGCGAGCGCACCGGTGTCGGCCCCCTCGCCGTACGCTATCGGGAAGATGCGCACGGGCGCGTCGTCGCCGCCCTCGCCGGAGGCCTTGCCGATCCGAGCGATCAGCGAGTCCAGCGAGATCGACGAGTCGGTGTCCTGCCCGTCCGACAGCAGCACGATCGCGTTGATGCGACCGGGCTCGGCGCGGGCGGTCATCTCGTCGTACGCGGCGGCGACCGCGTCGTACAGCGGCGTGCCCTCACGCTGCGCGTAGCGCAGGTCGGCGAGAGAGGTGTCGAGCGATTCGCGGTCGGAGGCGAGGGGCTCCACGTCGCGCAGGACGACGAGGTTCTCGCCGGCGGTCGAGCTGACACCGGTGGTGAACGCCCAGACGCCGACCTCGTCGCTGGAGCGGAAGTGGCCGAGGGTGGCCTGCGCGCCCTCGATCGCGCCGTCGAGCTTCGAGCGGCCGTCGCCGATCGCCTCGTCCATCGAGCCCGAGATGTCGATCACCTCGAGCACCGAGGAGGGCTTGCGGATCTGCGTCCACTGGTCGATCGCGGCCGAGACCACCTCGACGCCCGGCTTGGGCAGCGTCACCGCGGGCCCGGCGGGGTCCACGCCGTACGCGGCAGTGAACAGGTCGCCGAGCGGCACGGATTCGTCGAGCGGCCGGAAGCCGTAGTCGGGGAGGATCTTCTGCGCGGCATCGGTCTGCAGGAACGCGGCGAACGCGGCGCCGCCCTCCGCCTGCACGTCGGTGACCCAGTCGGCGCCGAGCGCCGTGATGGGGTTGTCCGACCAGATCGACCCGCCGGACGGGTAGACCGCGACGAGCTTCTCCTTGGGCGGGGTGAGCTTCTCCCCCGGCTGCACGGTGTGCGAGTCGGGGTTGCCCTGGTTGTAGTTGAGCAGCGAGGTCTCCTCCAGCGCGACCGCCGAGACGTAGCCGGAGCCGCTGGCGCCGTTCTGGGTCTCGTCGTACAGCGTCGTCAGCACCTTGCCGGTGGTGTCGCCGTAGTGGATCACGCACTCCTCGAACACCCGCGAGAAGTCGGCGGCCGCGGCGACGTCATCCGCGGTCAGGCCGTCGGTCTTGCCTGCCGCCTCGTACGACTGCATGAGGATCGCGGACAGGCCGGTCGTCGAGGTGTTCGGGTTGGTCTTGGAGATCTTGAACGACCCCCAGAGCGGCTTGCCGACGCTCGCCCAGCCGTCGGGGTCGGCGCACAGCTCCTCGAAGTCGGCGATGCCGATCTCGGCGTCGGGCCATCCGAGCGCCTTCGCCATCGGCTCGGGCACCCCGAACACGACGGGCGTGTGCGTGAAGGAGGCGGGCTCACCGACGAGGGAGGGGGATGCGGCGGCCGCGACCCGCTCGGTCCACACCGTCGAGGCCGGCGACCACATCGTCGGCCAACGGCGGGTGTCCTCGTCGGGCCAGTCCCCGCCCGCGGTCAGGATGCGGGTGGCCTCACCGGAGGAGACGTTGATCGGATGGACGGTGGCGCACTCGTCGAGGGCGTCGTGCTCGGGCGACTCCTTGAAGGCGTCGGCGAGCGCGTCGAGCATGTTGACCTTCTCGGACGAGGTGGCCACCACGATGCTGGTGCACCCGTCGTCGACGAAGTCGCCGTCGCCGAACGCGTCCGGATCGCCGGAGCCGAAGCATCCGGTCAGTCCCACCGCGACGATCGCCAGCAGCCCGATGCCGGTCCGGCGCGCGGCGGTGCGGGCGGAGGATCGCGAAGAGCGCGGTGCCATGGCCCCAGAGTACGTCGAGAAGGGCGTCAGCTGACGAAAGTGATGGTCAGGGGGTAGGTGTACCACTGCCCCTGGTTCGCCTTCACCGCGGCGATGATCGAGAACACCAGGCTGACCACCCACACGGCGATCAGGATGAGGATGCCGATGCCGATCACGACGAGCACCGAGCCGACCAGGCCGGCGATGGCCAGGGTGATCTGGAAGTTCAGCGCGGTCGCGGTGTGGGCGCGGATGAACGGTCCGCGGTCGCGCAGCACGAGGTAGCCGATGAGGGCGGGGAAGAACGAGAAGAACAGTCCGCCGACGTGCACGAGCGTCGCCCAGAGCTTCTCGTCGGCGGGGGTCATCGGCTGGGGCTGGGCGGCACCGCCGTACGGCGGCTGCGGGGGCTGCGTCGTCATGGGTTCAGCCTAGGGGGCGGGCGGTCATCCGCCCCCGAAGCCGCACCAATCGGCGACCCAGGTGAGGATGTGGCCGCGCATCTCCTCACCCACGAACAGCTCGACCTCGCCGGCATCCCCCTCCAGGTCGAGGCGGATGTCGAAGATCGTGCCCCGCTTGTCCTCCTGCACCGCGTGCGGGTCGCAGCGGAACGGGACGATCGGCAGGGTCACGGTGACGGGCGCGCCGGCCGCGTCGACGACGAGGTCGAGCGGGTAGGCGCCGTCGCGGGTCTCGGCGTCGAAGTCGATGAGGTTCGTGCGCTGCACGCCGACGACGGTGCCCGTGCCGCCGCGGCCGGTGGGCGTGATCGTCAGGTCGAGCTCGGCCGGCTCTCCGGCCGGCGATGGCCGGAAGCCGGTGAAGCCGAGGTCGGCGGCTGCGGCGAACTGCTGCAGGCGGCATTCGCGATCGTGCAGCTGGCCGATGACCTCGAGCGGGTCCGCCAGCGGGCCCTCCCGCCCGTGTCCCGAGAGGTCGTCGATCCGCAGCGTCATGGTGCCGTCCGAGACCGCGCAGTCCATCTCAGGGAGCTGGATGCGGATGTCCACCGACCCACCGGGGGCCAGCACCGTGGTGCGGTCGGCGATCACCCGTGTCGCGGCGCCGTCGAACCGGGGATCGGTGACCGCCACCTGCCCGATCTCGAGCGGCTGCTCGGAGCCGTTGTCGACCCGCACCTGCCCCTGGTGCGCCGCGACGTCCGAGCGCAGCTGCAGGAACGACACGACCACCCCGTCCGGCAGCGCCGGCGGCGCCGCGGCGTCCGGCGCGCATCCGGTCAGGGCGAGAGCGACTGCTGCGAGGGCGATGCCCGCGACCGCCGTGCCGTGGCTGCGCATGCTCGGGCTACCGCCGCACGAGGACCCGCTCGACGGTCACGTCGTCGAGCGCGGCCTGGTCGATCTCGACGCCGAGGCCCGGGCCGGTCGGCACCCGCACGTGCCCGTCCTCGAGCACCGCGGGCTCGGTGACGATGTCGCGGGTGTAGAAACGGCTCGACGCCGACACGTCGCCCGGGAGCGTGAAGCCGGGCAGCGCGGCGAGTGCCGCGTTCGCGGCTCGCCCGATCCCCGTCTCGAGCATGCCGCCGCACCACACCGGCACGCCGGCGTCGCGGCACAGGTCGTGGATCGCCACGGCCTCGAGGTACCCGCCCACGCGCCCCGCCTTGACGTTGATCACCGAGGTGGCCCCGAGTGCCAGGGCGTCGGCGGCGGCCTTGGCCGAGACGATCGACTCGTCCAGGCACACCGGCGTGCGCAGATGCCGGGCCAGCGTCGCATGGTCGACGATGTCGTCCTCCTGCAGCGGCTGCTCGATGAGCAGCAGGTCGAACGCGTCGAGCTCGGCCAGCGTCTCGACGTCGGCCAGTGTGTAGGCGGAGTTGGCGTCGACCTGCAGCGGGATCCCCCCGAACGCCGCCCGCACGGCCGCCGTCTCGGCGATGTCGCGGCCCGGCTTGATCTTGATCTTGATGCGCACGTACCCCTCGTCGAGGTACCCGCCCACCGCGTCCACGAATGCCGCGGGGTCGCTCTGGATCCCGACTGAGACGCCGCTCGGCACCCGGTCGCGCACCGCGCCGAGGTACTCGCCCAACGGGCGCCCCTCCGCACGCAGGGCCGCGTCGAGGACGGCGAGCTCGAGCCCCGCCTTGACCATGCGGTGCCCGATGAACGGACGCAGCACCCCCGCGACGTCCTCGGGCGCGAGGGTGCCGCGCTCGAGCAGGGCCGGGGTGAGGAAGCGCGTCGCGACGTCCCACGCGCTCTGCGTGTACTCGCTCGAATACAGCGGCGCCGCCCCGGTGACGATCTCGCCCCACCCGTCGCCGTCATCGGTCAGCGCGCGCACGACGATGACCTCGCGCACTGTCTCGGTGCCGAACGATGTCGTGAAGGGCGAGACGAGCGGCAGGTGCAGCACGCGCAGCTCGAATCCCTGCAGAGCGATGGATGCGGCGGGCCGGGCGATGGGCATGCGCCCAGGCTAGCCGCGGCGCGGAGCGCGGGCGCTAGCCGAACAGGGTCAGCCCGGACGGATCTCCCTGACGCGGGGGCCGCAGTGTCGCCGGCGCCGGCCAGGGCAGGGTGAATCGGCGTGTGGGCGGACCGCCGACGGCGCCCCCGTCGTCGAGCTTGACCACCACTCGCCCGGCCTCGCCGCTGCCGCCCGGCGTCACCTCGACCACCCGCACCCGCAGGGGCGCATCGGCCCGGCCGTCCAGCATCCAGATGTCGGCGAGCCAGCCGATGCCGTGCGCCTCGAGCACCGCCTCGGCGTCGAGCCAGTCGACAGCCTCCGACACGTCGCGGCCGAACAGGTCGACCGCCGCCCAGTCGTCGCCGGCCGGGCGGATCCAGCCGACGAGCTCGCCGTCGTCACGGCGGTGCGGAGTCCAGTCGGGCGGGATCATCCCGCCACGCTACCGGCGTCCGCCGGTCACAGCTCGGCGAAGGCGCGCACCGGGAACGTGCCGAAGCCCTCGATCGCCGGCGGTGCCGCCGTGAAGCGGGCGCCGCTCGGCGGCAGCTCGCCCAGGTGGGTGAGGTGCTCGACGACGTGCACGCCCGCGCCGAGCAGCAGACTGTGCGCCGGGCGCTCGCCGCCCGATTCGGTGTCATCGATGTTGACCGAGTCGATGCCCACGAGCACCGCCCCCGCGTCGATGAGCCACTGCGCGGCCGCGCCGGTGAGGAAGGGGGCGCCCGCGCCGTATTCGGGAGTGCCGAAGAGGCGGTCCCATCCGGTGTGCAGCAGCACTGCGGCGCCGCGGAGGTCACGGTCGGCGAGGGTCTCGGCGCGGATGCCGCGGGCCGACGCATCCCACGAGTCCTCGAGGTGGAACACCTCGGCCCGCAGGCCGACGAGGCTCGAGAGGTCGAGCCCGGCGAGGTCGGGGCCTTCGGCGTATCGGTGGAACGGCGAGTCGAGGTAGGTGCCCGTGTTGCCGATCATGTGGATGACGTCCATCGCGAACTCGGTCCCCGGGGCGTACTTCGCGCGCGAGTCGGCACGGGTGAGGTGCGGCGTGATGGTCGGCGCGGGCAGACCGGGGTAGGTCACCAGGCCGGCGCGGATCGGGTGGCTGAGGTCGACGATCCGACTGGCCGCACGCTCGACCTCGACGCCGCGGCTGCCCCGATGCGGCTCCTCGACGATGCGCACCCCGCGCAGCTCGACCTCGTCGACCAGCGCGAGGCCGAGGTGCCGGACCAGCAGCATCCCGATCTCCGCCTCCGTCGTCGCGGCGTCGGGCAGATCGAGCCGGAAGCCGACGCCGGCGAGACCGCCGCCGTTCGCGAACCGGATGTCGAAGTCGAAGTGGGCGCGATACTCGGGCATGCGCGTCAGCCTACGGGCGGGCGGATGCGGTGCCCGCCGCGCGCGGCAGGGTCGGCAGTTCGCCGCCGCAGGATGGCAGACGCGAGGCGGGCGCGGACACTCGGGCCGCCGTCGAGCGCGCCGGACCGTGCCGCCGCTAGGCTCGGGCCATGGCAGCGACCAAGAACTCACGGCATCAGGAAACCGAACTCCGCGGCGGCGTCCTGAGCGACAACGGCAGCCCCGCACTCTGGGGCGCGCTGATCGGTCTCATCGTCTTCGTCTTCGTCGCCGTCCCGATCTCCGCCGCCGTGCGTTACGCCACCCACCCGGTGTCGCAGCAGCTGTTCGCGGGCCGGCTCTCGGAGGCGACCACCGGCGGCTACGTGGCCTTCTGGTGGCTCGTCGCGATCATGCTCTTCGCGCTGCCGTTCCTCGTCGGCTGGGGAGTCGCGAAGCTGTCGGGCCGCACGCTCGCGATCATCGGCGCGATCGCCGCCGCCTTCTTCATCGCGATCCTGATCCTCGGTCAGGTCTACGTGTTCTGACCCTCGGGTCGCACGAACAGGTATCCCGCCTCGTCGCGGAACCCGGCCACGACGAGCCCGTCGCCGAGCAGCCGCTCGAACTCGCCGCGCACGCGCC harbors:
- a CDS encoding glycine--tRNA ligase gives rise to the protein MAEQSRLDKVIALARHRGFVFQAGEIYGGSRSAWDYGPLGTELKENIRRQWWQTFVRGRGDMVGLDSSVILPKRVWEASGHVATFTDPLVECLQCHKRFRADNLIEDFEARKGRTAENGLADVPCPNCGTKGQYTEPKAFSGLVKTYLGVVDDESGLHFLRPETAQGIFVNFTNVLTASRKKPPFGIGQVGKAFRNEITPGNFIFRTREFEQMEIEFFTPPAEAPQWFDHWVAACWEWFIDLGIDPENMRQFDVPEDERAHYSAGTIDFEYRFGFPGKEWGELMGVANRTDYDLSSHTEASGQSLSYFDQASGEKYTPYVIEPSFGLTRSMMAFLVDAYREEQVPNAKGGTDTRTVLKLDPRLAPVKVAVLPLSRNENLSPLARRVADELRAAGWNTDFDDAGAIGRRYRRQDEVGTPLCVTIDFDSLDDHAATVRDRDTMAQERVPLEGLRAYLAERLKGA
- a CDS encoding class I SAM-dependent methyltransferase, with amino-acid sequence MHDADGEDAGEQVAAFADDIFSRFLGGMESLSIYVGDRLGLYRALVDAPATVAALAERTGLDERYAREWLEQQAVAGILTVDSTAGDPRFVLPAAHAEVLADPGSLAFSAPLARMLVAAATRMPELLSAYRAGGGVGWAAYGADARDAQGDINRPWFESALAGALASVPAVHQVLSRPGARIADVGCGHGWSTIALARAYPDATVAGFDVDEPSIAAARTHAAEAGVGSASFQLRRGEQLDADGAGRYDAAFVFEALHDLPDPVAVLTALHRAVRPDGVVVIMDEAVADAFAPDGDDVERVMYTYSLLICLPDSLSTEGSVGTGTVMRTETLERYAREAGFTGVTVLPIEGFAAFRFSLLER
- a CDS encoding vWA domain-containing protein → MAPRSSRSSARTAARRTGIGLLAIVAVGLTGCFGSGDPDAFGDGDFVDDGCTSIVVATSSEKVNMLDALADAFKESPEHDALDECATVHPINVSSGEATRILTAGGDWPDEDTRRWPTMWSPASTVWTERVAAAASPSLVGEPASFTHTPVVFGVPEPMAKALGWPDAEIGIADFEELCADPDGWASVGKPLWGSFKISKTNPNTSTTGLSAILMQSYEAAGKTDGLTADDVAAAADFSRVFEECVIHYGDTTGKVLTTLYDETQNGASGSGYVSAVALEETSLLNYNQGNPDSHTVQPGEKLTPPKEKLVAVYPSGGSIWSDNPITALGADWVTDVQAEGGAAFAAFLQTDAAQKILPDYGFRPLDESVPLGDLFTAAYGVDPAGPAVTLPKPGVEVVSAAIDQWTQIRKPSSVLEVIDISGSMDEAIGDGRSKLDGAIEGAQATLGHFRSSDEVGVWAFTTGVSSTAGENLVVLRDVEPLASDRESLDTSLADLRYAQREGTPLYDAVAAAYDEMTARAEPGRINAIVLLSDGQDTDSSISLDSLIARIGKASGEGGDDAPVRIFPIAYGEGADTGALARIAEATGGQWFDASDAAKIDLVFASVINNF
- a CDS encoding DUF4870 domain-containing protein → MTTQPPQPPYGGAAQPQPMTPADEKLWATLVHVGGLFFSFFPALIGYLVLRDRGPFIRAHTATALNFQITLAIAGLVGSVLVVIGIGILILIAVWVVSLVFSIIAAVKANQGQWYTYPLTITFVS
- the menC gene encoding o-succinylbenzoate synthase; translation: MPIARPAASIALQGFELRVLHLPLVSPFTTSFGTETVREVIVVRALTDDGDGWGEIVTGAAPLYSSEYTQSAWDVATRFLTPALLERGTLAPEDVAGVLRPFIGHRMVKAGLELAVLDAALRAEGRPLGEYLGAVRDRVPSGVSVGIQSDPAAFVDAVGGYLDEGYVRIKIKIKPGRDIAETAAVRAAFGGIPLQVDANSAYTLADVETLAELDAFDLLLIEQPLQEDDIVDHATLARHLRTPVCLDESIVSAKAAADALALGATSVINVKAGRVGGYLEAVAIHDLCRDAGVPVWCGGMLETGIGRAANAALAALPGFTLPGDVSASSRFYTRDIVTEPAVLEDGHVRVPTGPGLGVEIDQAALDDVTVERVLVRR
- a CDS encoding cyclase family protein, with translation MPEYRAHFDFDIRFANGGGLAGVGFRLDLPDAATTEAEIGMLLVRHLGLALVDEVELRGVRIVEEPHRGSRGVEVERAASRIVDLSHPIRAGLVTYPGLPAPTITPHLTRADSRAKYAPGTEFAMDVIHMIGNTGTYLDSPFHRYAEGPDLAGLDLSSLVGLRAEVFHLEDSWDASARGIRAETLADRDLRGAAVLLHTGWDRLFGTPEYGAGAPFLTGAAAQWLIDAGAVLVGIDSVNIDDTESGGERPAHSLLLGAGVHVVEHLTHLGELPPSGARFTAAPPAIEGFGTFPVRAFAEL